The Snodgrassella alvi wkB2 genome window below encodes:
- a CDS encoding RHS repeat domain-containing protein, whose translation MRIEQLNHTERYGYVYDAFGRRIEKHRLDRDGKPCNRTTFLWDRMQMIQESSADKRQSLYLYTDEGSYEPLARIDRTGNQEQQIYYFHTDLNGMPEELTDANGKILWECSFQLWGKRIHEIEHESVEQNLRYQGQYLDRETGLHYNTFRYYDPDIGRFTQPDPIGLLGGLNLYQYAPNGLTWIDPLGLMLLYRGMNLAEYDELMKTGKWTSPPSTLEGKWFAESYKDAVTWGEKMGHGGDFRVVQVSVPDNIADAAYKNPRLDGIGKARFIDNVVLNKAKIKPKWSKYIHQPKC comes from the coding sequence GTGCGTATCGAACAGCTGAACCATACTGAACGTTATGGCTACGTCTACGATGCATTCGGCCGGCGGATTGAAAAACACCGGCTGGACCGAGACGGCAAGCCATGCAACCGCACCACCTTCCTGTGGGACAGGATGCAGATGATTCAGGAAAGCAGCGCAGACAAACGGCAGAGCCTGTATCTGTATACTGACGAAGGCAGCTATGAACCGCTGGCGCGGATAGACCGGACCGGTAATCAGGAACAACAAATCTACTACTTCCATACCGACCTGAACGGCATGCCGGAGGAACTGACGGATGCAAACGGTAAAATACTGTGGGAATGTAGCTTTCAGTTATGGGGAAAGCGGATTCATGAAATCGAACACGAATCAGTAGAGCAAAACCTCAGATATCAGGGACAGTATTTAGACAGAGAAACTGGCTTACATTACAATACTTTCAGGTACTATGATCCGGATATAGGTAGATTTACTCAGCCAGACCCGATTGGGTTGCTGGGCGGTTTGAATCTGTATCAGTATGCGCCTAATGGGTTAACTTGGATTGATCCACTTGGTTTAATGCTCTTATATAGAGGTATGAATCTTGCAGAATACGATGAATTAATGAAAACTGGAAAGTGGACATCACCTCCAAGCACCTTAGAAGGAAAATGGTTTGCTGAGTCCTATAAAGATGCTGTTACATGGGGTGAAAAAATGGGACATGGTGGTGATTTCCGTGTCGTTCAGGTTAGCGTTCCTGATAATATAGCAGATGCAGCCTATAAAAATCCTCGATTAGATGGTATAGGAAAAGCTAGATTTATTGATAATGTAGTCCTTAATAAGGCTAAAATAAAGCCTAAATGGAGTAAATATATACATCAACCAAAATGTTAA
- a CDS encoding RHS repeat-associated core domain-containing protein, with the protein MGEAYWAARKDDILLHTSIWADIAGAAVELACYGAISLIPGGLIVSALVGVAVELSGLGSVISDLADAVSGLFPPVEDGIIFTGSANTHTNSKPAARAAGILIEEVAGEPEQPESFIDTAKNILKNFGENPVQSITKAAQEFMRPTVDSPQQPVIPQNEDTITCAKHPSPVSSPEYLAEGSKKVYINSQPAVRSNDRSTCEAKVTDDCEGGIKVSNNVRIGGESVVVREIRSGKHPIGQLISLATLIFNRKKICSSFGCFGLGFMLDSAASYTGSKIAAALNKGNPVHLPTGAKMLGGPEELDFSLSAHLSFEWQRFYSSVDTRTHNMFGAGWSVGYEIEMEIDPQPDGSCAAVFTDEQGRRLEIEPMQPGENMRGLNENLSIYRGGQDRWVIEDDDGLYRLFEPDPGNPKRLLLSMLQDRNDNQLLIYRDSHSRIVEIADNDNAARISLHYQDQRHPQRVTEIRQELSDGSSRLLNRYQYTEQGDLQQVFDAENRQTREFAYNTDRRMIYHRLPTGLQCYYQWSYFSTVAAETAWRVTRHWSEADGQRQEDYRFHYDLDKRLTTVEDSLGRVSEHYWNEIYQITRYTDALGQTTEFEWNEYEQLVCMTDPQGGQWRYSYDEQGRETAEIDPLGRTTQTQWLPHWALPTISVDPDGSSWRYYYDERGNLLTVTDPLQQHTRYQYDRHGQVVCITDVRGGNKYLRWNENGQLIQHVDCSGSITHFYYNTAGNLTSITNAIGNSSKYQYNAAGQLIGATLADGRQEHYNVNAAGQLQSYTDPAGHTTRYRRDQRGLVHTRIDAAGRQLGFSYDAYGRLTALTNENGEQYRFQYDAGDRLTEQTDLDGRKQQLSYDLLDNVSSVRFAAGSPHQLEHRFKRDAVGRLIGKYTPDGTTAYQYDKVDNLLKVGFKAAGLLPEAEPELISFSYDIMGNLLSETTAQGVLQHQYDKLGNRIATTLPDGRTINKLYYGSGHLHQINLDGQIISDIERDLLHRETLRSQGRMNTSFQYDRTGRLTGKQTKRPGAGILPDIILDRSYSYDNLDRLVSKKHNRQGQSDYRYDVTGRIESCRNEAYWETLQYDAAANLLDRRRGEEESNQNLIRFNQLLSFRELKYSYDEHGRTRSKQTASGTQYYHYDAEHRLTEVRIEQLNHTERYGYVYDALGRRIEKHRLDRDGKPCNRTTFLWDRMQMIQESSADKRQSLYLYTDEGSYEPLARIDRTGNQEQHIYYFHTDLNGMPEELTDEAGEIVWECSYQLWGKPIREIAHTEIQQNLRYQGQYLDRETGLHYNTFRYYDPDIGRFTQPDPIGLAGGFNLYQYAPNPLMWIDPWGLRRSCTPKRTKHVPNRHIRRHNKIGKSKYNSKEKNYFQSKSKYKKPNQYRKLENRTMKNPDRVIQQRGGRIRYEKDYDRVIGTRGEKGHIVIYDPKKDKIITSYPTNE; encoded by the coding sequence ATGGGGGAAGCATACTGGGCTGCCAGGAAGGATGATATTCTTTTACATACTTCAATATGGGCTGATATAGCAGGCGCAGCAGTCGAGCTAGCTTGTTACGGAGCTATAAGTTTGATACCCGGTGGTTTGATAGTGTCTGCTCTGGTCGGAGTGGCTGTTGAACTATCCGGGCTTGGTTCTGTCATATCAGATTTGGCAGATGCAGTCAGCGGGCTATTTCCGCCGGTGGAAGACGGAATAATTTTTACAGGTTCAGCCAATACTCATACCAATAGTAAGCCGGCAGCCCGGGCTGCGGGTATTTTAATTGAAGAAGTTGCCGGCGAACCTGAACAACCTGAAAGCTTTATCGATACCGCAAAAAACATCTTAAAGAATTTCGGTGAAAATCCTGTACAGTCAATCACAAAAGCTGCTCAGGAATTCATGAGGCCAACCGTAGATTCACCACAGCAACCGGTGATACCTCAAAACGAAGATACCATTACCTGTGCCAAACATCCTTCCCCTGTTTCCTCACCTGAATATCTGGCCGAAGGTTCTAAAAAAGTCTACATTAACAGCCAGCCGGCAGTACGCAGCAATGACCGCAGTACCTGCGAAGCCAAAGTCACTGATGACTGTGAAGGTGGTATCAAAGTTTCTAATAATGTACGCATTGGGGGCGAATCGGTTGTCGTACGTGAAATTAGAAGCGGTAAACATCCTATAGGTCAATTAATTTCTTTAGCTACATTAATTTTTAATCGCAAAAAAATCTGTAGTTCATTTGGCTGTTTCGGACTGGGATTTATGCTCGATTCTGCCGCTAGCTATACTGGATCTAAAATAGCAGCAGCTCTGAATAAAGGTAATCCTGTCCACCTGCCAACCGGTGCCAAAATGCTTGGCGGTCCCGAAGAACTGGACTTCTCCCTGTCGGCTCACCTGTCCTTCGAATGGCAGCGTTTCTACAGCAGCGTCGATACCCGCACCCACAACATGTTCGGTGCCGGCTGGAGTGTCGGCTATGAAATCGAAATGGAAATCGACCCGCAGCCCGACGGTTCCTGCGCCGCCGTCTTTACCGACGAACAAGGTAGGCGGCTGGAAATCGAGCCCATGCAGCCGGGTGAGAATATGCGTGGTCTTAACGAAAATCTATCCATCTATCGTGGCGGGCAGGACCGTTGGGTAATTGAAGATGATGATGGTTTGTACCGTTTGTTCGAGCCCGATCCCGGCAACCCCAAACGTCTGCTGCTTAGCATGCTGCAGGACCGCAACGATAACCAGTTACTTATCTACCGCGATTCCCATAGCCGCATCGTCGAAATTGCCGATAACGACAACGCCGCCCGCATCAGCCTGCACTATCAGGATCAGCGCCATCCGCAGCGCGTGACCGAAATCCGCCAGGAGCTGAGCGACGGCAGCAGCCGCTTACTGAACCGTTACCAGTACACTGAACAGGGTGACCTGCAACAGGTCTTTGATGCCGAGAACCGCCAGACCCGAGAATTTGCCTACAACACCGACCGGCGCATGATCTACCACCGCCTGCCCACTGGCTTGCAGTGTTATTATCAGTGGAGCTACTTCAGCACAGTAGCGGCAGAGACCGCATGGCGGGTAACCCGGCACTGGAGCGAAGCCGACGGTCAGCGACAGGAAGACTATCGTTTCCATTATGATTTAGATAAACGCCTGACCACAGTAGAGGACAGCCTGGGTCGTGTTAGCGAACATTACTGGAATGAAATTTACCAGATTACCCGCTACACCGATGCCCTTGGTCAGACCACCGAATTTGAATGGAATGAATATGAGCAGCTGGTCTGCATGACCGATCCGCAGGGCGGACAATGGCGCTACAGCTATGATGAACAAGGACGCGAAACTGCAGAAATCGACCCACTGGGCAGAACTACCCAGACCCAGTGGTTGCCGCACTGGGCGTTGCCGACCATCAGCGTCGACCCCGACGGCAGCAGCTGGCGCTATTACTACGACGAGCGCGGTAACCTGCTCACCGTTACCGACCCGTTACAGCAGCATACCCGTTACCAGTACGACCGACACGGCCAGGTTGTCTGTATCACCGATGTACGCGGCGGCAACAAATACCTGCGCTGGAACGAAAACGGCCAGCTTATCCAGCATGTAGACTGTTCCGGCTCCATCACCCATTTCTATTACAATACCGCTGGTAACCTCACCAGCATCACCAATGCCATCGGTAACAGTAGCAAATACCAGTACAACGCAGCCGGCCAGCTCATTGGCGCCACCCTAGCGGACGGACGGCAGGAACACTACAACGTCAATGCCGCCGGCCAGCTACAAAGCTATACCGATCCGGCCGGCCACACTACCCGCTACCGCCGCGACCAGCGCGGACTGGTGCATACCCGCATCGATGCTGCCGGCCGTCAGCTCGGCTTCAGCTACGACGCCTACGGACGTCTTACCGCCCTGACCAACGAAAACGGCGAACAGTACCGGTTTCAGTATGATGCCGGCGACCGCCTGACCGAACAGACCGATTTGGACGGGCGTAAACAGCAGCTGAGCTACGACCTGCTCGACAACGTCAGCAGCGTACGCTTTGCTGCCGGCAGCCCGCATCAGCTTGAACACCGCTTCAAACGCGATGCTGTCGGGCGCTTAATTGGCAAATACACCCCCGACGGCACCACCGCCTACCAGTATGACAAAGTCGACAATCTACTCAAAGTCGGCTTTAAAGCCGCCGGTTTACTGCCGGAAGCCGAACCGGAACTGATCAGCTTCAGCTACGACATAATGGGCAACCTGCTGAGCGAAACCACTGCACAGGGTGTTCTGCAGCATCAGTATGACAAACTGGGCAACCGCATCGCCACCACCCTGCCGGACGGACGTACCATCAATAAACTGTATTATGGTTCCGGCCATCTGCACCAGATTAACCTGGACGGCCAGATTATCAGCGACATCGAGCGTGACCTGCTGCATCGGGAAACCCTGCGCAGCCAGGGCAGAATGAATACCAGTTTTCAATACGACCGCACCGGCCGCCTGACCGGCAAACAGACCAAACGTCCCGGAGCGGGCATCCTGCCGGATATCATACTGGATCGCAGCTACAGTTACGACAATCTGGACCGGCTGGTAAGCAAAAAACACAACCGACAGGGACAAAGTGATTACCGCTACGACGTAACCGGACGCATCGAAAGTTGCCGCAACGAAGCGTACTGGGAAACCCTGCAGTACGATGCTGCGGCCAACCTGTTGGATAGAAGACGCGGTGAAGAAGAAAGCAATCAGAACCTGATCCGCTTTAATCAGCTGCTCAGCTTCCGCGAACTGAAATACAGCTACGACGAACACGGACGAACCCGCAGCAAACAAACCGCCAGCGGTACCCAGTATTACCATTACGATGCCGAACACCGCCTGACCGAAGTGCGTATCGAACAGCTAAACCATACTGAACGCTACGGCTACGTCTACGATGCGCTTGGCCGGCGGATTGAAAAACACCGGCTGGATCGTGACGGTAAGCCATGCAACCGCACCACCTTCCTGTGGGACAGGATGCAGATGATTCAGGAAAGCAGCGCAGACAAACGGCAGAGCCTGTATCTGTATACTGACGAAGGCAGCTATGAACCGCTGGCGCGGATAGACCGGACCGGTAATCAGGAACAACACATCTACTACTTCCATACCGACCTGAACGGCATGCCGGAGGAGCTGACGGATGAAGCCGGTGAAATCGTCTGGGAATGCTCATACCAGCTGTGGGGCAAACCGATACGGGAGATTGCTCATACAGAGATACAACAGAACCTGAGGTATCAAGGACAGTATTTAGACAGAGAAACCGGGCTGCACTACAATACTTTCAGGTATTATGATCCGGATATAGGACGCTTTACCCAGCCTGACCCGATTGGGTTAGCCGGTGGCTTTAATCTTTATCAATATGCGCCTAATCCGCTAATGTGGATTGATCCATGGGGATTGCGCCGTAGTTGTACACCTAAACGTACTAAACATGTACCAAATCGTCATATAAGGCGACATAACAAAATTGGTAAAAGTAAATATAATTCAAAGGAAAAAAATTATTTCCAATCTAAAAGTAAATATAAAAAACCTAATCAATATCGTAAGCTAGAAAATAGAACTATGAAAAATCCAGATAGAGTTATTCAACAACGTGGTGGAAGAATTCGTTATGAAAAGGACTATGATCGTGTAATAGGTACAAGGGGAGAAAAAGGGCATATTGTTATTTATGATCCCAAAAAAGATAAAATAATTACATCTTATCCAACCAATGAATAG
- the mscL gene encoding large conductance mechanosensitive channel protein MscL — MKFIEQFKAFLLRGNVIDLAVGMVVGTAFTNMVKSLVDNVIMPPIGLLIGGVDFSNLFITLRSGSKYPGPYETLGAAQAAGAVTLNIGLFINTVISLVIIGFAIFLVVKGIDKLHKSPAPKATTKQCPQCCTDIPIQAKRCPNCTSELN; from the coding sequence ATGAAATTTATTGAACAGTTTAAAGCTTTTTTATTACGAGGCAATGTTATTGATCTGGCTGTCGGTATGGTAGTGGGTACTGCTTTTACTAATATGGTGAAATCACTGGTAGATAATGTCATTATGCCACCAATTGGTCTGCTGATTGGCGGGGTAGATTTTTCCAATTTATTTATCACTTTACGCAGTGGTTCTAAATATCCGGGCCCGTATGAAACACTGGGTGCGGCACAGGCTGCTGGTGCGGTAACACTCAATATTGGTTTATTCATCAATACTGTTATTAGTTTAGTAATCATTGGATTTGCGATTTTTTTGGTTGTCAAAGGAATCGACAAACTGCATAAAAGCCCTGCCCCGAAAGCTACTACAAAACAGTGCCCGCAATGCTGTACAGATATTCCGATTCAGGCAAAACGCTGCCCGAATTGCACATCTGAGTTAAATTAA
- a CDS encoding beta/alpha barrel domain-containing protein produces the protein MQNSPTPFYNPLLSYEDNYHQGPFGDFRNLNVSADIQSQPERFLNMEVNLPFGIPAGPLLNANFIRAAFKHGFDLCVYKTVRSRAQASHPLPNVLSIHPAGKLSANVDTVLADNQYTQPLSITNSFGVPSYNPDIWQADMAEAIQSAQKGQYVIGSFQGTPGNESSIEKDYARTAVLVNETKAPILEANLSCPNEGVNKLLCFDFDKVERIAKEIKNVVPDKPLFLKLAYFADDNAIFPLLSKLDGVIDGYSTINTLSARPVDADGKPALGTDRPTGGVCGDAIRWAGLEMVERLARLRARLQNHFAIIGVGGVSCTEHYQAYRAAGADAVMSATGAMWNPQLAIEIKKSLNK, from the coding sequence ATGCAAAATAGCCCGACTCCGTTTTATAACCCTTTATTAAGCTATGAAGATAATTATCATCAAGGGCCTTTCGGTGATTTCAGAAATTTAAATGTATCTGCTGATATTCAAAGCCAGCCTGAACGTTTTCTGAATATGGAGGTTAATTTACCTTTTGGTATTCCTGCCGGACCTTTGTTAAATGCAAATTTTATTCGGGCTGCATTTAAGCATGGTTTTGATTTATGTGTTTATAAAACTGTCCGAAGCCGAGCTCAGGCCAGCCACCCGTTGCCTAATGTACTATCTATTCATCCTGCCGGTAAGCTTTCTGCTAATGTGGATACTGTTCTTGCTGATAATCAGTACACTCAGCCTTTATCTATAACAAATTCTTTTGGCGTACCTTCTTATAATCCCGATATCTGGCAGGCTGATATGGCAGAAGCAATTCAGTCTGCGCAGAAAGGTCAATATGTTATCGGCAGCTTTCAGGGAACACCAGGTAATGAATCCAGTATAGAAAAAGATTATGCCCGAACGGCCGTTCTGGTAAATGAAACAAAGGCACCGATACTGGAAGCTAATTTAAGCTGTCCGAATGAAGGTGTAAATAAATTATTGTGCTTTGATTTTGACAAAGTGGAGCGGATAGCTAAAGAAATTAAAAATGTTGTTCCGGATAAACCTTTGTTTCTGAAACTGGCGTATTTTGCAGATGATAATGCTATCTTCCCCTTATTAAGTAAGCTAGACGGAGTAATTGACGGCTACAGTACTATAAATACGTTATCAGCCAGACCGGTTGATGCAGATGGTAAACCTGCTTTAGGCACAGACCGGCCTACCGGTGGTGTTTGTGGTGATGCCATCCGCTGGGCTGGATTAGAAATGGTAGAACGTCTGGCCAGATTAAGAGCCCGTCTGCAAAACCATTTTGCGATTATTGGTGTTGGCGGTGTAAGCTGTACTGAACATTATCAGGCTTACCGTGCCGCCGGAGCTGATGCTGTGATGAGTGCCACTGGTGCCATGTGGAATCCGCAGCTGGCCATTGAAATTAAGAAAAGTCTGAATAAATAA
- a CDS encoding glutathione S-transferase family protein encodes MNYTLYIGNKNYSTWSMRPWVVMKHFQIDFTEHLVRFDSFAPDSVFKQTILPLNPYGTVPVLIDDDLIVNDSLAICEYLAEQHPELALWPQDYKVRARARSIVAKMHNGYNHIRRHLPMNIEAVLPEIGQIILRDFPNVKQEIDFLDQHLSSFLAVSEGPFLFGKFSIADAFYAPMCLRLKGFQIHTSAILTDYINALCVNEAVAAWIAQALEEKDFIAMDEPYRIKR; translated from the coding sequence ATGAATTACACACTTTATATCGGCAATAAAAATTATTCTACCTGGTCAATGCGGCCATGGGTAGTCATGAAGCATTTTCAGATAGATTTTACTGAGCATCTGGTACGCTTTGACAGTTTTGCACCCGATTCGGTTTTTAAACAAACCATACTGCCGCTCAATCCTTATGGTACTGTGCCTGTATTAATAGATGATGATCTGATTGTTAATGATTCTCTGGCAATTTGTGAATATCTTGCAGAACAACATCCGGAACTGGCATTATGGCCGCAAGACTATAAAGTCCGTGCCAGAGCAAGAAGTATAGTGGCTAAAATGCATAATGGTTATAATCATATACGCCGGCATTTACCCATGAATATTGAGGCAGTGCTGCCTGAAATCGGCCAGATTATCCTGCGGGATTTTCCCAATGTAAAACAAGAAATTGATTTCCTTGATCAGCATTTGTCATCATTTCTGGCTGTATCTGAAGGGCCGTTTCTGTTTGGTAAATTCAGTATTGCCGATGCTTTTTATGCACCCATGTGTTTAAGATTAAAAGGTTTCCAAATTCATACTTCAGCAATCCTGACTGATTATATAAATGCATTATGTGTCAATGAAGCAGTAGCAGCATGGATTGCCCAGGCACTTGAAGAAAAAGATTTTATTGCTATGGATGAACCTTATCGCATAAAGCGATGA
- a CDS encoding 23S rRNA (adenine(2030)-N(6))-methyltransferase RlmJ — protein MLSYRHAFHSGNHADILKHYCLMTVLEYFKLKDKPFCYVDTHAGAGLYSLISKEAQKVGEYREGIGRLLAATNLDNSLKQFRNAVVSCLPDDTNLYCGSPWLAQALAREQDRLRLFELHPADAELLRNNMRNIKQPNRAQVFCDDGFKGLLSMLPPPSRRAVVLIDPPYELKQDYQQLTDTLKTALKKFASGCYLIWYPCLSRGESLKLPQNLQKLAPDNFVQAELYVHAPRPDGFGMHGSGMFIINPPYTLPGILEKVLPAMTRLLAQDDSAHFVLNSVIA, from the coding sequence ATGCTCAGCTATCGCCATGCTTTTCATTCCGGTAATCATGCCGACATTCTTAAACATTATTGTCTGATGACAGTACTGGAATATTTCAAACTGAAAGACAAACCTTTTTGCTATGTTGATACTCATGCAGGTGCAGGGCTATATAGTCTGATCAGTAAAGAAGCTCAGAAGGTTGGTGAATACAGGGAGGGAATCGGGCGACTTCTGGCTGCAACTAATCTGGATAATAGTTTAAAACAATTCCGTAATGCTGTTGTCTCCTGCCTGCCAGATGATACAAATCTTTATTGCGGCTCTCCATGGCTGGCTCAGGCTCTGGCTCGCGAACAGGATCGTCTGCGCCTTTTTGAATTACATCCCGCGGATGCAGAACTATTGCGTAATAATATGCGTAATATTAAACAGCCAAACCGTGCTCAAGTGTTTTGCGATGATGGCTTTAAAGGTCTGCTATCTATGCTACCCCCGCCAAGTCGACGTGCAGTAGTGTTAATTGATCCGCCATATGAATTAAAGCAAGATTACCAACAATTAACAGACACGCTTAAGACCGCCCTGAAAAAATTTGCTAGTGGCTGTTATTTAATATGGTATCCATGTCTGAGCCGTGGTGAAAGTCTGAAATTACCCCAAAATCTGCAAAAACTGGCTCCCGATAATTTTGTTCAGGCAGAATTGTATGTACACGCACCACGCCCGGATGGTTTTGGTATGCACGGCAGTGGTATGTTTATTATCAATCCGCCGTACACATTGCCCGGGATACTGGAAAAGGTATTACCGGCAATGACTCGGCTACTGGCTCAGGATGACAGCGCACATTTCGTTCTTAACTCTGTTATTGCCTGA
- a CDS encoding class 1 fructose-bisphosphatase: MSDYLQQQQQKYAVTPHLPDVITSISQACLHINREIRLGALDNILGSAHTGNIQGEEQKKLDVLSNQIMIDTLSANPAIAGLASEEEDSFVTASQNGQFLVLFDPLDGSSNIDVNISIGTIFSVLAKPDGALTTESFLQSGRQQLASGYVLYGPQTILVLTLKHGIAMFTLNEHNQFQLTQENPQIPVSTAEFAINMSNQRHWQPAMQNYIAQLLAGKSGCRGKDYNMRWVASMVAEVHRILIRGGIFTYPQDNRNPDKPGKLRLMYEANPMSLLVEQAQGAATNTRQNILDIQPEGLHQRVAVVLGSKEEVDYVTAMHNAD, encoded by the coding sequence ATGTCTGATTATCTGCAACAGCAGCAGCAAAAATATGCTGTTACACCGCATTTGCCTGATGTGATTACTAGCATTAGTCAGGCCTGTCTGCACATTAATCGTGAAATACGTCTGGGCGCTCTGGATAATATTCTGGGCAGTGCTCATACAGGTAATATACAAGGTGAAGAGCAGAAAAAACTGGATGTTTTATCCAATCAAATTATGATTGATACCCTCTCTGCTAATCCGGCTATTGCCGGACTGGCCAGCGAGGAAGAGGATTCATTTGTTACAGCTAGTCAGAATGGACAATTTCTGGTGTTATTCGACCCACTGGATGGAAGTTCCAATATTGATGTGAACATATCCATCGGGACTATTTTTTCAGTATTGGCTAAACCAGATGGTGCGCTTACTACAGAAAGCTTTTTACAATCCGGCCGGCAACAGCTTGCCAGTGGTTATGTGCTGTACGGACCGCAAACCATTCTGGTACTGACATTGAAACATGGTATTGCCATGTTTACTTTGAATGAACATAACCAGTTTCAACTGACTCAGGAAAATCCGCAGATACCAGTATCTACAGCTGAATTTGCTATTAATATGTCTAATCAGCGCCACTGGCAGCCAGCTATGCAAAATTATATTGCTCAGTTGCTAGCAGGTAAAAGTGGCTGTCGCGGAAAAGACTATAATATGCGCTGGGTGGCATCGATGGTAGCCGAGGTGCACCGGATTCTTATTCGTGGCGGTATCTTTACTTATCCGCAGGATAATCGCAACCCTGATAAACCTGGTAAGCTACGCTTAATGTATGAAGCAAATCCTATGAGTTTACTGGTTGAGCAAGCTCAAGGGGCTGCTACAAACACCCGTCAGAACATTCTTGATATTCAGCCAGAAGGCCTGCATCAGCGTGTAGCCGTTGTACTTGGCAGCAAGGAAGAAGTAGACTACGTTACTGCTATGCATAATGCAGACTAA
- a CDS encoding peptidylprolyl isomerase, whose protein sequence is MIKLTTNFGVIGIELNHEKAPKTAENFERYVREGFYDGTIFHRVIDGFMIQGGGFDKDMQQKPTHEPIENEANNGLKNDRYTIAMARTMQPHSASAQFFINVKDNDFLNHTKPDLHGWGYAVFGKVVEGQDVVDKIKGVKTGNHGPHQDVPVENVIIEKAEIV, encoded by the coding sequence ATGATTAAATTAACTACAAATTTTGGTGTTATCGGTATTGAGCTTAACCATGAGAAAGCACCCAAAACTGCTGAAAATTTCGAACGCTATGTTCGTGAAGGCTTTTATGATGGAACCATTTTTCACCGGGTTATCGATGGTTTTATGATTCAGGGTGGCGGCTTTGATAAAGATATGCAACAAAAACCCACTCATGAACCGATTGAAAATGAAGCCAATAATGGTTTGAAAAATGATCGCTATACTATTGCAATGGCTCGTACCATGCAGCCTCATTCAGCCAGCGCACAATTTTTCATCAATGTAAAAGATAATGATTTTCTGAACCATACTAAACCGGATTTACACGGCTGGGGATATGCTGTATTTGGTAAGGTAGTTGAAGGACAGGATGTAGTTGATAAGATTAAAGGCGTCAAAACCGGTAATCATGGCCCGCATCAGGATGTACCAGTTGAAAATGTGATTATTGAAAAAGCTGAAATTGTTTAA
- a CDS encoding carboxymuconolactone decarboxylase family protein gives MKNLRMKYFDLSPELMSGFRAVKVALEKSVVDQNFIELVYLRVSQINGCAYCLNLHTNSLLKAGETQRRISEVAGWRVSDQFSKKEQAALNWAEQLTLISTSHADDESFELLKNFFNDTEISDLTFAISLMNGMNRLAISMRQ, from the coding sequence ATGAAAAATCTTAGAATGAAATATTTTGACTTATCACCAGAACTCATGAGTGGTTTTAGAGCCGTGAAAGTCGCCCTTGAGAAAAGCGTTGTAGATCAGAATTTTATTGAGTTAGTCTATCTCAGAGTTTCTCAAATTAATGGATGCGCATATTGCCTGAATCTACATACAAATTCCCTGCTAAAAGCTGGTGAAACGCAACGCCGCATATCTGAAGTGGCAGGATGGCGTGTTAGTGATCAATTTTCTAAAAAAGAACAAGCGGCATTGAACTGGGCAGAACAGTTAACGCTAATATCGACAAGCCACGCCGATGATGAGTCGTTTGAGTTATTAAAAAATTTCTTCAATGATACAGAGATATCTGACCTTACATTTGCAATATCGCTGATGAATGGAATGAACAGACTTGCCATTTCTATGCGGCAATGA